A genome region from Halorussus pelagicus includes the following:
- a CDS encoding alpha/beta fold hydrolase — MKLRNLAAGIVGGLGATALGNRLLSWKSGDLDPALEGDQRTYRWRGFDVAYTEAGDPENPDVLLLHGVHAAASNKEFDQICDQLAKTHHVVAPDLPGFGRSDRPPLTYSAALYTAFVTDFAEDLTEDAACVATSLSGAYATLAQHQSRPFSRLVLVAPTGDTSPRRTWLRSLFRSPLVGQGLFNLLTSKRSLDFFDNREAYSTEASYTERDVNYQWQTAHQPGARFAPASFVSGYLDPDVELGEELAAVDVPVTIVWGRNATVSPLEKGEELAEQADAKLVVFDAAKLLPHAEHPGPFLEVLLDELTEEERETGSSVTTQ, encoded by the coding sequence ATGAAGCTACGAAACCTCGCGGCCGGAATCGTCGGTGGTCTCGGAGCCACCGCGCTCGGCAACCGATTGCTCTCGTGGAAGTCCGGCGACCTCGACCCCGCGCTGGAGGGCGACCAGCGCACCTACCGCTGGCGCGGGTTCGACGTGGCCTACACCGAGGCCGGAGACCCCGAGAACCCCGACGTACTCCTCCTGCACGGGGTCCACGCCGCGGCCTCGAACAAGGAGTTCGACCAGATATGCGACCAACTCGCCAAGACTCACCACGTCGTCGCGCCCGACCTGCCCGGATTCGGGCGCTCGGACCGCCCGCCGCTGACCTACTCCGCGGCGCTCTACACCGCCTTCGTCACGGACTTCGCCGAGGACCTGACCGAGGACGCCGCCTGCGTGGCCACCTCGCTGTCGGGAGCCTACGCGACCTTGGCACAGCACCAGTCCCGACCGTTCTCGCGGCTCGTGCTGGTCGCGCCGACCGGCGACACCAGCCCGCGCCGGACGTGGCTCCGGTCGCTGTTCCGGTCGCCGCTGGTCGGACAGGGGCTGTTCAACCTCCTGACGAGCAAGCGCTCGCTCGACTTCTTCGACAACCGTGAGGCGTACTCGACGGAGGCGTCCTACACCGAGCGCGACGTGAACTACCAGTGGCAGACCGCCCACCAACCCGGCGCGCGCTTCGCGCCCGCCTCGTTCGTCTCGGGCTATCTCGACCCCGACGTGGAACTGGGCGAGGAGTTGGCCGCAGTGGACGTGCCGGTCACCATCGTTTGGGGCCGCAATGCGACGGTCTCGCCGCTGGAGAAAGGCGAAGAGTTGGCCGAGCAGGCCGACGCGAAACTCGTCGTCTTCGACGCCGCGAAACTTCTGCCCCACGCCGAGCATCCCGGTCCCTTCCTCGAAGTGCTGTTGGACGAACTGACCGAAGAAGAGCGCGAAACCGGAAGTAGCGTCACGACGCAGTAG
- a CDS encoding Zn-ribbon domain-containing OB-fold protein: MSENESEPVRDEGFDDFLDAIEAGEGFYLECPEGHGSLPPRRVCPHCGATDLEETPLPETGEIETYTEVHVPAPSFADDAPYVTAVVDFGAVRLTGQLRGGETAEIEVGTEVSVGIGENETAGERVVVFRVA; the protein is encoded by the coding sequence ATGAGCGAGAACGAGAGCGAACCGGTCCGCGACGAGGGCTTCGACGACTTCCTCGACGCTATCGAGGCGGGCGAGGGGTTCTATCTGGAGTGCCCCGAGGGTCACGGCTCGCTTCCGCCCCGCCGGGTCTGCCCGCACTGCGGGGCGACCGACCTCGAAGAGACGCCGCTCCCCGAGACCGGCGAAATTGAGACGTACACCGAGGTCCACGTTCCCGCGCCGTCGTTCGCCGACGACGCGCCCTACGTCACCGCGGTTGTCGATTTCGGCGCGGTTCGGTTGACGGGTCAACTTCGCGGTGGCGAGACCGCGGAAATCGAGGTCGGCACCGAGGTTTCGGTCGGAATCGGCGAGAACGAGACGGCGGGCGAGCGCGTGGTCGTCTTCCGAGTCGCCTGA
- a CDS encoding thiolase C-terminal domain-containing protein: MTGVRVAGVGLTHFGKHPERTGRDLFAEASERALADAGVDRTDVAQLNYGNFMGELSEHQGHQGPLMAEAAGLTAPATRYESACASSGVAVREAVKDVRNGEVDVLLVGGTERMNNLGTAGTTEALAIAADDLYEVRAGMTFPAAYALMAQAYFEQYGGSKEDLAEIAVKNHDNALDNEYAQFQSAISVEDALDAPRIADPLGLYDACPITDGASAVVLVSDEYADEHDLDAPVSITGTGQGGDKMALQDRQFLARTPAAERAAEEAYDDAGIGPQDVSVAEVHDCFTIAEVLALEALDFYAPGEGIGAAARGETTRDGDRPVNLSGGLKAKGHPVGATGTSQVVEMTRLLRGDHPNSDAVPGDVGVTHNAGGTVASTTVHVLEVDR, translated from the coding sequence ATGACAGGCGTACGAGTCGCAGGGGTCGGTCTCACCCACTTCGGCAAGCATCCCGAGCGGACCGGCCGGGACCTCTTCGCCGAGGCGAGCGAGCGCGCGCTCGCCGACGCGGGCGTGGACCGGACCGACGTGGCGCAGCTGAACTACGGCAACTTCATGGGGGAGTTAAGCGAGCATCAGGGCCACCAAGGCCCGCTGATGGCCGAGGCCGCGGGACTGACCGCTCCGGCGACCCGCTACGAGAGCGCGTGTGCTTCTTCTGGCGTGGCGGTCCGAGAAGCCGTCAAGGACGTGCGCAACGGCGAGGTAGACGTACTGCTCGTCGGCGGGACCGAGCGCATGAACAACCTCGGGACCGCGGGGACGACCGAAGCACTCGCAATCGCCGCCGACGACCTCTACGAGGTTCGGGCGGGGATGACGTTCCCGGCGGCCTACGCGCTGATGGCGCAGGCCTACTTCGAGCAGTACGGCGGAAGCAAAGAGGACCTCGCGGAGATTGCGGTGAAGAACCACGATAACGCGCTGGACAACGAGTACGCGCAGTTCCAGAGCGCCATTTCCGTCGAGGACGCGCTGGACGCGCCGCGGATAGCCGACCCTCTCGGTCTCTACGACGCCTGCCCCATCACCGACGGGGCGAGCGCGGTGGTCCTCGTCAGCGACGAGTACGCCGACGAACACGACCTCGACGCGCCGGTCTCGATTACGGGCACCGGACAGGGCGGCGACAAGATGGCGCTACAGGACCGCCAGTTCCTCGCCCGGACCCCTGCGGCCGAGCGCGCCGCCGAGGAGGCCTACGACGACGCCGGAATCGGGCCACAGGACGTGTCGGTCGCCGAGGTTCACGACTGTTTCACCATCGCGGAAGTGCTGGCGCTCGAAGCCTTGGACTTCTACGCGCCCGGCGAGGGAATCGGCGCGGCGGCCCGCGGGGAGACGACCCGCGACGGCGACCGACCGGTCAACCTCTCGGGCGGCCTGAAGGCCAAGGGCCACCCGGTCGGCGCGACGGGGACCAGCCAAGTGGTCGAGATGACCCGACTGCTCCGGGGCGACCACCCCAACAGCGACGCCGTGCCCGGCGACGTGGGCGTGACCCACAACGCGGGCGGCACGGTGGCGAGTACCACGGTTCACGTTTTGGAGGTGGACCGATGA
- the purD gene encoding phosphoribosylamine--glycine ligase, whose protein sequence is MSETVLLVGGGGREHAIARALGDSDTDLYACAGNRNPGIAALAEEFETLETTNPSAVVAYAEEVGATLAVVGPEGPLAAGVADALDDAGVYAFGPNETEARIETDKAYQRRFMRERDVPGCPDFETFDDMEAACEYIDEYDGDLAVKPAGLTGGKGVRVIGDQVTAEEAKEYLRSADYDRVVLEERLVGEEFTVQAFVANGDLRVTPAVQDHKRAYEGDEGPNTGGMGSYSDAGLELPFMDEEDYREAVAVLEATVEALDDYKGVLYGQFMLTAEGVKVVEFNARFGDPEAMNTLPVLNTDFLDVLVAAREGEDLPELSFAPKATVCKYAVPEGYPEDPKAGAKVAVDEESAGDALLFYASVDEREDGIYTTTSRAFAVVGVADTIAEAEEIAEDALGVAGEEGLDVRHDIGKSDLVQRRIDHVADLRGE, encoded by the coding sequence ATGAGCGAAACAGTCCTGCTGGTCGGTGGCGGCGGGCGCGAGCACGCAATCGCCCGCGCGCTCGGCGACAGTGACACAGACCTCTACGCCTGCGCTGGCAACCGCAACCCCGGCATCGCGGCGCTCGCCGAGGAGTTCGAGACGCTGGAGACGACCAACCCGAGCGCGGTCGTCGCCTACGCTGAGGAAGTCGGCGCGACGCTCGCTGTCGTCGGTCCCGAGGGACCGCTCGCGGCGGGCGTGGCCGACGCGCTGGACGACGCCGGAGTGTACGCCTTCGGCCCGAACGAGACCGAGGCCCGCATCGAGACCGACAAGGCCTATCAGCGCCGGTTCATGCGCGAACGCGACGTACCGGGCTGTCCGGACTTCGAGACGTTCGACGACATGGAGGCGGCTTGTGAGTACATCGACGAGTACGACGGCGACCTCGCCGTGAAACCGGCGGGACTCACCGGCGGGAAGGGCGTCCGCGTCATCGGCGACCAAGTGACCGCCGAGGAGGCCAAAGAGTACCTGCGGAGCGCCGACTACGACCGCGTGGTCCTCGAAGAGCGACTGGTCGGCGAGGAGTTCACCGTCCAAGCGTTCGTAGCCAACGGCGACCTTCGCGTGACCCCCGCCGTACAGGACCACAAGCGCGCCTACGAGGGCGACGAGGGACCGAACACCGGCGGGATGGGAAGCTACAGCGACGCGGGACTCGAACTCCCCTTCATGGACGAAGAGGACTACCGCGAGGCCGTCGCGGTGTTGGAAGCCACCGTCGAGGCGCTGGACGACTACAAGGGCGTCCTCTACGGTCAGTTCATGCTCACCGCGGAGGGCGTGAAGGTCGTGGAGTTCAACGCGCGCTTCGGCGACCCCGAGGCGATGAACACCCTGCCCGTCCTCAACACCGACTTCCTCGACGTGCTGGTCGCCGCCCGCGAGGGCGAGGACCTGCCCGAACTCTCGTTCGCGCCGAAGGCGACGGTCTGCAAGTACGCCGTGCCGGAAGGATACCCCGAAGACCCGAAAGCGGGCGCGAAAGTCGCGGTGGACGAAGAGAGCGCAGGAGACGCCCTGCTCTTCTACGCCAGCGTGGACGAGCGCGAGGACGGCATCTACACGACGACCTCCCGAGCATTCGCCGTCGTCGGCGTGGCCGACACCATCGCCGAGGCGGAGGAAATCGCCGAGGACGCCCTCGGTGTCGCTGGCGAGGAGGGTCTCGACGTGCGCCACGACATCGGGAAATCCGACCTCGTGCAACGGCGTATCGACCACGTAGCAGACCTGCGCGGCGAGTAG
- a CDS encoding DUF7344 domain-containing protein encodes MPPSSDGDPRLTPDQAFDLLADGKRRRALAALREFEDAVSLDRLAGATAARLEDAAPEDVTADRRERTAAMLHHAHLPKLEDADVVSYDPMAGEVELTETAEALEPYFGVLENYRDSDRFD; translated from the coding sequence ATGCCTCCATCCAGCGACGGCGACCCCCGACTGACGCCCGACCAAGCGTTCGACCTGCTCGCCGACGGGAAGCGACGGCGCGCGCTGGCGGCTCTCCGGGAGTTCGAGGACGCGGTGAGTCTCGACCGACTCGCGGGGGCAACCGCGGCCCGACTCGAAGACGCGGCCCCCGAGGACGTGACGGCCGACCGGCGCGAGCGAACCGCGGCGATGCTCCACCACGCCCACCTCCCGAAACTGGAAGACGCCGACGTGGTGTCCTACGACCCGATGGCTGGCGAGGTCGAACTGACCGAGACTGCCGAGGCGTTAGAGCCGTATTTTGGAGTGTTGGAGAACTACCGGGACTCCGACCGGTTCGACTAG
- a CDS encoding acyltransferase translates to MPDDTDERDADATRRHDRIARHATPGPGNSLRSWTRAKSPLRVALNYVVIVLARISPSLKLKSYLLRSIGVTVGEGVSWGLESTPDVFWPELVTVEDDAIIGYDATILCHEFLQDEYRTGEVRIGERAMVGAGAVILPGVEIGAGASVAANSLVTEDVPPGETVAGVPAERMGSDESPD, encoded by the coding sequence GTGCCCGACGACACCGACGAGCGAGACGCCGACGCGACGCGCCGCCACGACCGAATCGCCCGCCACGCCACGCCGGGACCGGGCAACTCCCTCCGGTCGTGGACCCGCGCCAAGAGTCCGCTCCGGGTCGCGCTGAACTACGTCGTCATCGTCCTCGCGCGCATCTCGCCGAGTCTCAAACTCAAGAGCTACCTCCTGCGCTCCATCGGCGTAACCGTGGGCGAGGGCGTCTCGTGGGGGCTGGAATCGACGCCGGACGTGTTCTGGCCCGAACTCGTCACGGTCGAGGACGACGCCATAATCGGCTACGACGCGACGATTCTCTGCCACGAGTTCCTCCAAGACGAGTACCGGACCGGCGAGGTCCGAATCGGCGAGCGCGCCATGGTCGGCGCGGGGGCCGTCATCTTGCCCGGCGTCGAAATCGGCGCGGGCGCGAGCGTCGCGGCGAACTCGCTGGTGACCGAGGACGTGCCGCCCGGCGAAACCGTTGCCGGAGTCCCCGCCGAACGGATGGGAAGCGACGAGTCGCCCGACTGA
- a CDS encoding mechanosensitive ion channel domain-containing protein: MPVLQVQWDALLRNDFQYVLALLILVVGLAAGNLIGRLNQRLLTAAGVPEAVERTPFERTAQSLGTDTVALVSRLSSWFIYGVVVLIALNVADLLSAQLFWSGVLSFIPDLFIAILVFIVGFVVADKAELVVGERLRSVKLPEVGVIPRLVKYTIVYLAALIALGQVGVAIEALYILLAAYVFAVILLGAVAFWDLLRSSAAGVYLLLNQPYGIGDEVQVGDDRGIVQEVDVFVTRIENDGEEYIVPNSRVFEQGVVRIRD; encoded by the coding sequence ATGCCGGTCTTGCAGGTCCAGTGGGACGCGCTCCTCCGAAATGACTTTCAGTACGTCTTGGCCCTGCTCATCCTCGTGGTCGGTCTCGCGGCGGGCAACCTTATCGGCCGACTCAACCAGCGTCTACTGACTGCCGCGGGGGTCCCCGAAGCGGTCGAACGAACGCCCTTCGAGCGCACCGCCCAGAGCCTCGGGACCGACACCGTCGCGCTGGTCTCGCGGCTGAGTTCGTGGTTCATCTACGGCGTGGTCGTGCTCATCGCGCTGAACGTCGCCGACCTCCTGAGCGCCCAGTTGTTCTGGAGCGGCGTCCTCTCGTTCATCCCTGACCTGTTCATCGCCATCCTCGTGTTCATCGTCGGGTTCGTCGTGGCCGACAAGGCCGAACTCGTCGTCGGCGAGCGCCTGCGGTCGGTCAAACTCCCGGAGGTCGGCGTCATCCCGCGACTGGTCAAATACACCATCGTCTATCTGGCCGCCCTCATCGCGCTCGGACAGGTCGGGGTCGCAATCGAGGCCCTATACATCCTGTTGGCGGCCTACGTCTTCGCGGTCATTCTCCTCGGCGCGGTCGCGTTCTGGGACCTCCTGCGGTCGTCGGCGGCGGGCGTCTACCTCCTGCTCAATCAACCGTACGGCATCGGCGACGAGGTGCAAGTCGGCGACGACCGAGGGATAGTACAGGAGGTAGACGTGTTCGTCACGCGCATCGAGAACGACGGCGAGGAGTACATCGTCCCGAACAGTCGCGTCTTCGAGCAGGGCGTCGTCCGGATACGGGACTGA
- the dacZ gene encoding diadenylate cyclase DacZ, whose amino-acid sequence MADLTELLGDVTEDADAVFLFSPSGSYYDRYADLGDDVELVVVASENSVGADSFVELPLEFDDVRDRIRFGIEGGMEQGLVEDGDVVVCAVSMFEEGSDSVVRARASDSIHSGVYDLFANSRGDPGVIRDVFEVAIELGNKGQKGKPVGALFVVGDAGKVMNKSRPLSYNPFEKSHVHVGDPIVNVMLKEFSRLDGAFVISDAGKIVSAYRYLEPSAEGVDIPKGLGARHMAAGAVTRETNATAIVLSESDGLVRAFKGGELVLELDPEEY is encoded by the coding sequence ATGGCTGACCTGACCGAACTCTTGGGGGATGTAACGGAGGACGCCGACGCCGTCTTCCTCTTCTCGCCGAGCGGTTCTTACTACGACCGGTACGCTGACCTCGGCGACGATGTGGAACTGGTGGTCGTCGCTTCCGAGAACTCCGTCGGTGCAGACTCGTTCGTGGAACTGCCACTGGAGTTCGACGACGTGCGCGACCGCATCCGGTTCGGCATCGAGGGCGGGATGGAACAAGGACTGGTCGAGGACGGCGACGTCGTCGTCTGCGCGGTCAGCATGTTCGAGGAGGGGAGCGACAGCGTCGTCCGAGCGCGGGCCAGCGACTCGATTCACTCGGGCGTCTACGACCTGTTCGCCAACTCGCGGGGCGACCCCGGCGTCATCCGCGACGTGTTCGAAGTCGCCATCGAACTCGGGAATAAAGGTCAGAAGGGCAAGCCCGTCGGCGCGCTGTTCGTCGTCGGCGACGCCGGGAAGGTGATGAACAAGTCCCGGCCGCTCAGCTACAACCCCTTCGAGAAGTCCCACGTCCACGTCGGCGACCCCATCGTGAACGTGATGCTCAAGGAGTTCTCCCGGCTCGACGGCGCATTCGTCATCAGCGACGCGGGCAAAATCGTCTCCGCCTACCGCTATCTCGAACCCTCGGCAGAGGGGGTCGATATCCCCAAGGGTCTCGGCGCGCGCCACATGGCGGCCGGTGCCGTCACCCGCGAAACCAACGCGACGGCCATCGTTCTCTCGGAAAGCGACGGATTGGTCCGGGCGTTCAAGGGTGGTGAACTGGTCCTCGAACTCGACCCGGAGGAGTATTGA